The Corynebacterium comes genome window below encodes:
- a CDS encoding YbjN domain-containing protein, with translation MTTAPRSPIPDTEVSPATPQRVAELLDAEGLQYRLESAPTSSSEQPDTIVRTGFINAAIALSFDRDHLICDSMWRGEVPKSEAPRVLGAVNEWNQTQYMPTLRFFENSAGEGHLTISAHRQINVEHGLSRNQIGAFVMSSLDGILRSYEWIEGQFPDLVTWEEHHNE, from the coding sequence GTGACAACAGCACCCAGATCCCCCATCCCCGACACCGAAGTGTCGCCCGCCACCCCGCAGCGCGTGGCAGAGCTTCTCGACGCCGAAGGTCTGCAGTACCGCCTGGAATCCGCTCCCACCAGCTCCAGCGAGCAGCCCGACACCATCGTGCGCACCGGTTTCATCAACGCAGCCATCGCCCTGAGCTTCGACCGCGACCACCTCATCTGCGACTCCATGTGGCGCGGCGAGGTACCCAAGTCCGAGGCCCCCAGGGTTCTCGGTGCGGTCAACGAGTGGAACCAGACGCAGTACATGCCCACCCTGCGCTTCTTCGAGAACTCCGCCGGCGAGGGCCACCTGACCATCAGCGCACACCGCCAGATCAACGTCGAACACGGCCTGAGCCGTAACCAGATCGGCGCATTCGTCATGTCCAGCCTGGACGGAATTCTCCGTTCCTACGAGTGGATTGAAGGCCAGTTCCCCGACCTGGTCACCTGGGAGGAGCACCACAATGAGTAA
- a CDS encoding YbjN domain-containing protein, with the protein MSNTTLAPVTIDRIVDVMQGFDVELERVGEDEVATANLNGLPVTFAMLGSVFIVRADTVTDQTIADADPTLYLAANQVNSVSFGARATIVDRAENLIVRTERDVAIAAGMNDEQLAASLRSAVDAVLATQDGVKAAADDLAELRAQVEKELGEQS; encoded by the coding sequence ATGAGTAACACCACACTTGCCCCCGTCACCATCGACCGGATCGTGGACGTCATGCAGGGCTTCGACGTGGAGCTCGAGCGCGTCGGCGAGGACGAGGTGGCCACCGCGAATCTCAACGGCCTCCCGGTGACCTTCGCGATGCTGGGCTCCGTGTTCATCGTCCGTGCTGACACCGTCACCGACCAGACGATCGCCGACGCTGACCCGACCCTCTACCTCGCGGCCAACCAGGTCAACTCGGTGAGCTTCGGTGCCCGGGCGACGATCGTCGACCGCGCCGAGAACCTCATCGTCCGCACCGAGCGTGACGTGGCCATTGCCGCGGGCATGAACGACGAGCAGCTGGCTGCCTCCCTGCGTTCCGCGGTTGACGCGGTTCTCGCGACCCAGGACGGCGTGAAGGCCGCCGCCGATGATCTCGCCGAGCTGCGGGCCCAGGTGGAGAAGGAGCTCGGGGAACAGTCCTGA
- a CDS encoding PPK2 family polyphosphate kinase has translation MDKFTMEEALCHRVGPDFRIADVDPTSTPGFEWNKEDWEHEFHEHDEELQELQAKLYANSRAETPGTGGLLLVLQGMDTSGKGGVVRNVFEAFDPQLVEITSFGPPTREERSHDFLWRVRPHEPAIGRIAVFDRSHYEDVLIQRVRKMAPADEIERRYEHIVDFERDMASRNIRIIKVMLHISKDFQKANLLERLEDPEKHWKYNPGDLDERELWDGYMEAYEIALRRTSTDFAPWYCLPGDRKKYARMAVKYLVLDALRAMNLEWPKADFDVEAELERARNA, from the coding sequence ATGGACAAGTTCACGATGGAAGAGGCGCTCTGCCACCGCGTCGGCCCTGATTTCCGGATCGCCGACGTCGACCCCACCTCGACCCCCGGGTTCGAGTGGAACAAGGAGGACTGGGAGCACGAGTTCCATGAGCACGACGAGGAACTCCAGGAACTCCAGGCCAAGCTGTACGCCAATTCCCGGGCGGAAACCCCGGGCACCGGCGGACTCCTCCTGGTCCTGCAGGGCATGGACACCTCCGGCAAGGGCGGCGTCGTCCGCAACGTCTTCGAGGCCTTCGACCCGCAGCTGGTGGAGATCACCAGCTTCGGCCCACCCACCCGGGAGGAACGTTCCCATGACTTCCTCTGGCGGGTCCGACCCCATGAGCCGGCCATCGGCCGCATCGCGGTCTTTGACCGTTCACACTATGAGGACGTGCTGATCCAGCGGGTACGGAAGATGGCCCCGGCCGATGAGATCGAACGCCGCTACGAACATATCGTTGATTTCGAGCGCGACATGGCCAGCCGCAACATCAGGATCATCAAGGTGATGCTGCACATCTCGAAGGATTTCCAGAAGGCGAATCTCCTTGAGCGTCTCGAGGACCCGGAGAAGCACTGGAAGTACAACCCCGGCGACCTCGACGAGCGTGAACTCTGGGACGGGTACATGGAGGCCTACGAGATCGCCCTCCGGCGCACCTCCACAGATTTCGCCCCCTGGTACTGCCTCCCGGGCGACCGTAAGAAGTATGCCCGCATGGCGGTGAAGTACCTGGTTCTCGACGCGCTGCGCGCCATGAACCTGGAATGGCCCAAGGCCGACTTCGACGTGGAAGCGGAGCTGGAGCGCGCGCGGAACGCCTGA
- the nusB gene encoding transcription antitermination factor NusB, translating to MTDTPEATNDERNWRRHGARYRARRRAVDILFEAEARDIDPVAIVEDRITLSRDPDNSVAPVADYTRQIIVGAAEELDRIDESIERYLSETWELNRLPAVDRAILRVGVWEILFNPEVDGATAVVEGVELASQYGNDVAAPYIHAVLDDVVQAGAADNPFREPVVEAISDADADPQFTPADPTVDAEPRHANAADPGPGPVRKPDSPDV from the coding sequence GTGACCGATACACCTGAGGCAACCAACGACGAGCGCAACTGGCGCCGTCACGGTGCCCGATACCGCGCCCGCCGACGAGCCGTTGACATCCTGTTCGAGGCAGAGGCACGCGACATCGATCCCGTCGCTATCGTCGAGGACCGGATCACCCTCTCCCGCGATCCCGACAACTCCGTGGCCCCGGTCGCCGACTACACCCGCCAGATCATCGTCGGTGCCGCCGAGGAGCTCGACCGGATCGACGAGTCCATCGAGCGCTACCTCTCCGAGACCTGGGAGCTGAACCGCCTGCCCGCCGTCGACCGCGCCATCCTGCGCGTCGGTGTGTGGGAGATCCTGTTCAACCCCGAGGTCGACGGCGCCACCGCCGTCGTCGAGGGCGTGGAGCTGGCCAGCCAGTACGGCAATGACGTCGCGGCCCCCTACATCCATGCCGTGCTTGATGACGTCGTCCAGGCCGGCGCCGCAGACAACCCGTTCCGCGAGCCCGTGGTCGAGGCCATCTCGGACGCGGACGCGGATCCGCAGTTCACACCGGCGGATCCCACCGTCGACGCGGAGCCCCGCCACGCTAACGCGGCCGACCCCGGCCCCGGACCGGTGCGGAAGCCAGACTCCCCCGACGTGTAG
- the efp gene encoding elongation factor P: MASTADFKNGLVLKVDGKLSQIIEFQHVKPGKGPAFVRTKMKEILSGKTIDKTFNAGVKVETATVDRRDMTYLYNDGTSYVVMDEKTYEQYELPEDKFGDAGRFLKENMRVQVSFHEGEALFGELPVSVDLEITHTEPGLQGDRSTGGSKPATVETGAEIQVPLFLETGNVIKVDTRTGEYLSRVNN, encoded by the coding sequence GTGGCTTCTACCGCCGATTTCAAGAACGGCCTTGTGCTCAAGGTCGATGGCAAGCTGTCTCAGATCATCGAGTTCCAGCATGTCAAGCCGGGTAAGGGCCCCGCCTTCGTGCGTACCAAGATGAAGGAGATCCTCTCCGGCAAGACCATCGACAAGACGTTCAACGCCGGAGTCAAGGTCGAGACCGCCACCGTCGACCGCCGTGACATGACCTACCTGTACAACGACGGCACCTCCTACGTCGTCATGGACGAGAAGACCTACGAGCAGTACGAGCTGCCGGAGGACAAGTTCGGCGACGCCGGCCGTTTCCTCAAGGAGAACATGCGCGTCCAGGTCTCCTTCCACGAGGGCGAGGCTCTCTTCGGCGAGCTGCCGGTCTCCGTCGACCTGGAGATCACCCACACCGAGCCGGGTCTGCAGGGCGACCGCTCCACCGGTGGCAGCAAGCCGGCCACCGTCGAAACCGGCGCCGAGATCCAGGTTCCGCTGTTCCTGGAGACCGGCAACGTCATCAAGGTGGACACCCGCACCGGCGAATACCTCTCCCGCGTCAACAACTAG
- a CDS encoding aminopeptidase P family protein, whose protein sequence is MAYADTRFLTRRRALSARLAGMRIDEMLVTNLIHVRYLSGFSGSQGALVLSKDLTAEIATDGRYTTQIAEEVPDIPVVIERQSARELLRRIEGPRRVGFEADYVSVAELERLKEVCNEDVTLVPVTGVIEDLRLIKDNTERIRLTELAELASTAFAELIAGGELAVGRSEREVAADLEYRMRRMGAERPSFDTIVASGPNSAKPHHTAGDRIIHRGDLVILDFGAHARGFNSDMTRTVAMGEADDFTREIYDIVLRAQLAGVEAATPGTRLVDVDAAARSVIEDAGYGEFFVHSTGHGIGLELHESPSASQTAEGVLAEHMTLTIEPGIYVPGRGGVRIEDTILITQGPARIITPASKDLRVV, encoded by the coding sequence ATGGCATACGCGGACACCAGATTCCTCACCCGACGACGCGCACTCTCCGCGCGACTGGCGGGGATGCGCATCGACGAGATGCTGGTGACCAACCTCATCCACGTCCGCTACCTCTCCGGATTCTCCGGGTCCCAGGGGGCGCTGGTCCTGTCGAAGGACCTGACCGCCGAGATCGCCACCGACGGCCGCTACACCACCCAGATCGCGGAAGAGGTCCCGGACATTCCGGTGGTCATCGAGCGCCAGTCCGCCCGGGAGCTGCTGCGCCGGATCGAGGGGCCCCGTCGCGTCGGTTTCGAGGCGGACTACGTGTCCGTCGCCGAACTTGAGCGGCTCAAGGAGGTCTGCAACGAGGACGTCACCCTCGTCCCCGTCACCGGGGTCATCGAGGATCTCCGCCTGATCAAGGACAACACCGAACGCATCCGGCTCACCGAGCTCGCCGAACTGGCCTCCACGGCCTTCGCTGAGCTCATCGCGGGCGGTGAACTCGCAGTCGGGCGCAGCGAGCGGGAGGTCGCCGCCGACCTGGAGTACCGGATGCGCCGAATGGGCGCCGAGCGTCCCAGCTTCGACACCATCGTCGCCTCCGGCCCCAACTCCGCCAAGCCCCACCACACCGCAGGTGACCGCATCATCCACCGCGGCGACCTGGTGATCCTGGACTTCGGCGCCCACGCCCGCGGCTTCAACTCCGACATGACCCGTACGGTCGCCATGGGTGAGGCAGATGACTTCACCCGCGAGATCTACGACATCGTCCTGCGTGCCCAGCTGGCGGGCGTGGAGGCCGCCACGCCGGGCACCCGGCTCGTCGACGTCGACGCCGCCGCCCGTTCGGTCATCGAGGACGCCGGATACGGCGAGTTCTTCGTCCACTCCACCGGCCACGGCATCGGCCTGGAACTCCACGAGAGCCCCTCCGCCTCCCAGACTGCGGAGGGCGTGCTCGCCGAACACATGACGCTGACTATCGAACCCGGGATCTACGTCCCCGGCCGAGGTGGGGTGCGCATCGAGGACACCATCCTGATCACCCAGGGCCCGGCCCGCATCATCACGCCTGCCAGTAAGGATTTGCGCGTGGTGTAG
- the aroQ gene encoding type II 3-dehydroquinate dehydratase: MKVLVLNGPNLNRLGKRQPEVYGTTTLRDVEKLIADRAEELGVEVECRQSNHEGDLIDWVHEAADESWPVIINPGGFTHTSVALRDALAEVSDGPGFVEVHISNVHAREDFRAHSYLSAIARGVIAGLGVRGYVLALDWFAARR, encoded by the coding sequence ATGAAGGTCCTCGTCCTCAACGGCCCCAACCTCAACCGACTGGGTAAGCGCCAGCCGGAGGTGTACGGGACGACGACGCTGCGTGACGTCGAGAAGCTCATCGCCGACCGCGCCGAAGAACTCGGCGTCGAGGTGGAGTGCCGCCAGTCCAACCATGAGGGTGACCTCATCGACTGGGTGCACGAGGCCGCCGATGAGAGCTGGCCGGTGATCATCAACCCCGGCGGCTTCACGCACACCTCCGTGGCGCTGCGCGATGCGCTGGCTGAGGTGTCGGACGGTCCCGGCTTCGTCGAGGTGCACATCTCCAACGTCCACGCCCGCGAGGACTTCCGGGCGCACTCGTACCTGTCCGCCATCGCCCGGGGAGTGATCGCCGGACTGGGCGTCCGGGGATACGTGCTGGCGCTGGACTGGTTCGCGGCGCGGCGCTGA
- the aroB gene encoding 3-dehydroquinate synthase, with protein sequence MTTIPVNGPAPYQVTIDHNLDDAVADCAAATGAAKVMVIHQPTLVEPAGRLGAALEARGLEVVLAPVPDAEAGKTLDVAGALWDRLGEETFGRRDVIVGLGGGAVTDLAGFVAAAWMRGIKVIQAPTTLLAMVDAAVGGKTGINTAAGKNLVGAFHEPTDVFIDLDRLATLPREEIVAGSAEIIKTGFIADPVILERYEEDPAACLRADGHLPELIARSVTVKAGVVGEDLKESGLREILNYGHTFGHAVELRENYRWRHGNAVAVGMMFIAHLAASRGLIDADLVARHERILGSIGLPTSYPGGHFDDLYSAMTRDKKNRDGNIRFVALTGAGETTRLEGPSLDELRGAYAAISRGN encoded by the coding sequence GTGACGACGATTCCGGTCAACGGACCAGCCCCGTACCAGGTCACCATCGACCACAACCTCGATGACGCCGTCGCCGACTGCGCCGCCGCCACCGGTGCGGCCAAGGTCATGGTCATCCACCAGCCGACCCTGGTCGAGCCGGCCGGCAGGCTCGGCGCCGCGCTCGAGGCCCGTGGGCTGGAGGTCGTCCTCGCGCCGGTACCCGACGCGGAGGCAGGTAAGACCCTCGACGTGGCGGGCGCTCTGTGGGATCGTCTCGGCGAGGAGACATTCGGGCGTCGGGACGTCATCGTCGGTCTGGGTGGAGGTGCCGTCACCGACCTCGCCGGGTTCGTCGCCGCGGCCTGGATGCGGGGCATCAAGGTCATCCAGGCGCCCACCACGCTCCTGGCCATGGTTGATGCGGCCGTCGGCGGCAAGACGGGCATCAACACAGCCGCCGGCAAGAACCTCGTCGGGGCCTTCCACGAGCCCACGGACGTGTTCATCGACCTCGACCGCCTGGCCACCCTGCCGCGGGAGGAGATCGTCGCCGGTTCGGCCGAGATCATCAAGACCGGTTTCATCGCTGACCCGGTCATCCTCGAGCGCTACGAGGAGGACCCCGCCGCCTGCCTGCGTGCCGACGGCCACCTGCCCGAACTCATCGCCCGCTCCGTCACCGTCAAGGCCGGCGTCGTCGGCGAGGACCTCAAGGAGTCGGGCCTGCGCGAGATCCTCAACTACGGCCACACCTTCGGCCATGCCGTCGAGCTGCGTGAGAACTACCGCTGGCGCCACGGCAACGCCGTTGCCGTGGGCATGATGTTCATCGCCCACCTGGCGGCCTCCCGCGGGCTCATCGACGCTGACCTCGTCGCCCGCCACGAAAGGATCCTCGGGTCCATCGGCCTGCCCACCAGCTACCCGGGCGGTCACTTCGATGACCTGTACTCCGCGATGACCCGCGACAAGAAGAACCGCGACGGCAACATCCGCTTCGTGGCGCTCACCGGGGCAGGGGAGACTACCCGTCTCGAGGGGCCGTCGCTCGATGAGCTCCGGGGCGCCTACGCGGCGATCTCCCGGGGGAACTGA
- a CDS encoding shikimate kinase has product MTSPESEVHPTVCHTRPKVVFVGPPGAGKSTIGRRLAHALSLPLVDSDQLIEEEAGTSCGEVFSELGEPAFRQLEARHVEKALGTGGVVSLGGGAVLTDSTRQLLNQHCVVWIDVSVEEGVRRTASESSRPVLAADDPVAHYRRLLEQRAPLYHEVADFRVRTDGRTPQQSVADILGFLDTL; this is encoded by the coding sequence ATGACCAGCCCGGAGTCCGAGGTGCATCCCACCGTGTGCCACACCCGCCCGAAGGTGGTTTTCGTCGGCCCACCCGGCGCCGGAAAATCCACCATCGGTCGCCGACTGGCGCACGCCCTGTCCCTCCCGCTCGTCGACTCCGACCAGCTCATCGAGGAGGAGGCGGGGACGTCCTGCGGTGAGGTCTTCAGTGAGCTCGGTGAGCCCGCCTTCCGCCAGCTCGAGGCCCGTCACGTCGAAAAGGCGCTGGGCACCGGCGGGGTCGTCAGCCTCGGCGGGGGAGCGGTACTCACCGACTCGACCCGTCAGCTGCTCAACCAGCACTGCGTCGTATGGATCGACGTCTCCGTCGAGGAGGGCGTGCGCCGTACCGCCAGCGAGTCCTCCCGCCCCGTGCTCGCCGCCGACGACCCGGTGGCACACTACCGTCGGCTCCTGGAACAACGCGCCCCGCTATACCATGAGGTGGCAGACTTCCGGGTGCGTACCGACGGCCGCACCCCACAGCAGTCCGTCGCCGACATCCTCGGCTTCCTGGACACCCTCTAG